In one Carettochelys insculpta isolate YL-2023 chromosome 6, ASM3395843v1, whole genome shotgun sequence genomic region, the following are encoded:
- the BDKRB1 gene encoding LOW QUALITY PROTEIN: B1 bradykinin receptor (The sequence of the model RefSeq protein was modified relative to this genomic sequence to represent the inferred CDS: deleted 2 bases in 2 codons), with translation MVEVCLKNIFGMSVYLLHKSCLRVAKIYLINLKAADIVFLRCIPLSAENIRYKYNWPFSTFFLRVPTHLSRLTHHLELPHRSSCLRKHRRSRENNDTKAIIIIIPVVHTLLSCWNPHHTVVFLDFLLRMEVVKGRS, from the exons ATGGTAGAGGTGTGCCTGAAAAATATATTTGGTATGTCTGTTTATTTGCTGCACAAAAGTTGTCTGAGGGTTGCTAAGATCTATCTTATAAATCTAAAAGCTGCTGATATAGTCTTC CTCAGGTGTATCCCTCTCTCAGCTGAGAACATCAGGTATAAATACAACTGGCCATTTAGCACTTTCTTTCTCAGAGTTCCAACACATCTGTCAAGATTAAC CCATCATCTTGAACTGCCACATCGTTCATCCTGTCTGAGAAAACACAGAAGATCAAGGGAGAACAATGACACAAAGGCCATCATCATAATCATCCCAGTTGTGCATACGTTACTTTCCTGTTGGAATCCGCATCACACTGTTGTTTTCCTTGATTTCTTATTGAGG ATGGAAGTTGTCAAGGGCCGTTCCTGA
- the BDKRB2 gene encoding B2 bradykinin receptor yields MDSSTTESVAVLSSEIITWKLRINQSFSHNTSVNGSSSDCVASEAWNWLYTFQPMFLWLVFVLGVIENGFVLSVLCFHKSRCTVAEIYLANLAAADLILVCGLPFWAIYIAYHFEWPFGIFLCKVVSAINYMNLYSSIYFLVMVSIDRYLALVKTMSLGRMRGGACAKWNSLVIWVSSLLICSPVLVFRSVHYDEEMKSTICFIAYPSTNWTIANNILLNTVGFLIPLSIITYCTVQIIKALQNNQMQRLTEIQTEKRATILVLAVLLLFIICWLPFQITTFIDILFRVHIISGCFATEVSELVTQVATYCAYSNSCLNPVLYVIVGKHFRKKSRELYRGCLLRTCNKSESIQRENSMDTLRTSFSVEWPKKKSASSLTR; encoded by the coding sequence ATGGATTCCAGCACAACAGAAAGTGTTGCAGTACTTTCCAGTGAGATAATAACCTGGAAGCTCAGAATCAATCAgtctttttcacacaacacatcaGTAAATGGAAGCAGCTCTGACTGTGTTGCTTCGGAGGCATGGAACTGGTTATACACATTTCAGCCTATGTTCCTCTGGCTCGTTTTTGTGCTGGGAGTGATAGAGAATGGCTTTGTCCTCAGCGTTTTGTGTTTCCACAAGAGTCGTTGCACAGTGGCTGAAATTTACCTGGCAAACCTGGCAGCTGCAGACCTGATATTGGTTTGTGGTTTACCTTTCTGGGCCATTTATATTGCTTATCATTTTGAGTGGCCTTTTGGCATTTTCCTTTGCAAGGTGGTCAGTGCAATCAATTATATGAATTTATACTCTAGCATTTATTTTCTGGTGATGGTGAGCATTGATCGCTATCTGGCCCTGGTGAAAACCATGTCTCTTGGCCGTATGCGAGGTGGTGCATGTGCCAAATGGAACAGTCTTGTGATCTGGGTATCTTCATTGCTTATATGTTCTCCTGTTCTAGTGTTCAGGTCAGTCCATTATGATGAAGAAATGAAAAGCACAATCTGCTTTATTGCATATCCATCCACAAACTGGACAATTGCAAATAACATTCTGCTGAATACTGTGGGCTTTTTGATCCCCCTCAGTATAATTACCTATTGTACTGTTCAAATAATCAAAGCCTTGCAAAACAACCAAATGCAAAGACTCACAGAAATCCAGACTGAGAAAAGAGCCACCATCttggtccttgctgtccttttgCTGTTTATCATTTGCTGGCTGCCCTTCCAGATCACCACATTCATTGATATCCTATTTCGTGTCCACATCATTTCTGGCTGCTTtgctactgaagtcagtgagttGGTGACCCAGGTAGCTACCTACTGTGCTTATAGCAACAGCTGCCTTAACCCAGTGTTGTATGTCATTGTAGGCAAGCATTTCAGAAAGAAATCAAGGGAACTCTACCGAGGCTGCCTGCTTAGGACATGCAACAAATCAGAGTCCATCCAAAGGGAAAATTCTATGGATACTCTGAGAACCTCCTTTTCGGTGGAATGGCCGAAGAAAAAGTCAGCTTCCTCATTAACCCGATAG